The following proteins are encoded in a genomic region of Plasmodium coatneyi strain Hackeri chromosome 6, complete sequence:
- a CDS encoding alpha Duffy binding protein, translating into MNGTLPGKCENENVQGKNGRILATGHYCMEEDHIQPWLEGTDGSRIGRAQQNVKYEYGVTEVKIKDAQMNGKRTSRILKESTDDAQNVGDNNDIGEEANGEHKTDSKTDNGRNVNNLVMLDYGMSGSGHPSETLDNVPGLVTEHEGKSLRNSSEGGGHPYDMGQTKTMSSGVMNDAFFQKNVMRKCNDKRRRGVRDWDCPPRRDVCIPDRRYQLCMMEITNLIDNTNTHFHNDIAFRKLYLEKKLIYDVGAEGDLLLKKNNNVYNQDLCNDVRWSLEDFGDIIMGTDMESIGFSRVVEKNLSSIFGTDADAKVHRKEWWDKHKKEIWKAMMSTVRKKLWWYSSWSCNENVQLNVEPQIYRWIREWGRDYRSELSIEVRKLREKCDKRFYYVAKNVCMAFPCNNTCTLYEEWITRKKKQWNILSNKFLSVKEAQNIQRAGIVTAYDILKQEINNFKEEDFENEINNRDKVYIDFCICGDRKVKTNTQEIVKNVESAPNLGAQNLESTVQSVNNSRGEQARGDSAHVSVNTGKDSSTVSTGSAAASAGEGSNVGEDGVSSGGEGGSGVLGVSGEAGVSGSGPSALAEKDGKVDNGTGTEHRKDGKEADTEKNTEGKDTQDTVHSPQGSLNQHTNEGASSGQTHTEKGAETAGAGTPTPGQSDIADPAIGDVPGSGSNPNEGATPLTGTENLESNGSVHETTNDIAHNLENTNGGRERDLKEHNFNNDDMPNGVPNSDQTAHVDGHHRNSIMEDEAERGVHMNQDNFKENLNRYHLNSLNNLSSGKLDIREYKYRNVNAAREKIIRMSKARKCNNSASLMYCNSIEDKMWSSTCSKEERRYLCCSISDFCLSYFDVHSYDYHDCMKKEFEDPSYHCFTKGSFTRMAYFAGGGAFLILLLLVASWSVVTNDSEEATFNEFEEYCDNIHRTPLVSNDIEHMQTSTPMDYS; encoded by the coding sequence ATGAATGGAACTCTTCCAGGGAAAtgcgaaaatgaaaacgtgCAAGGTAAAAATGGCCGTATTTTAGCTACAGGACATTACTGTATGGAGGAAGATCACATACAACCATGGTTAGAAGGAACTGATGGAAGCAGAATAGGAAGAGCGCagcaaaatgtaaaatatgaatatggCGTAAcagaagtaaaaataaaggatgcacaaatgaatggaaaaagaactAGCCGCATTTTGAAGGAATCCACTGACGATGCGCAAAACGTTGGAGACAACAATGAcataggggaagaagcaaatggAGAACATAAAACGGACAGTAAAACGGATAACGGGAGGAATGTAAACAATTTGGTTATGTTAGATTATGGTATGTCTGGCAGTGGGCATCCATCTGAGACCCTTGATAATGTTCCTGGATTAGTGACTGAACATGAGGGAAAATCCCTTAGAAATTCCTCGGAAGGTGGTGGGCATCCTTACGATATGGGTCAGACGAAAACAATGTCTAGTGGTGTTATGAATGATGCTTTTTTCCAGAAGAATGTTATGAGGAAGTGTAATGATAAGAGAAGACGCGGGGTAAGGGATTGGGACTGTCCTCCTAGAAGAGATGTTTGTATACCAGATCGAAGATATCAATTATGTATGATGGAAATTACGAATTTGATAGATAATACAAACACACATTTCCATAATGATATAGCATTTCGGAAATTATATTTGGAAAAGAAACTTATTTATGATGTTGGAGCAGAGGGTGATTTATTattaaagaagaataacAACGTATATAACCAAGACTTATGTAACGATGTCAGATGGAGTTTGGAAGATTTTGGAGATATAATTATGGGAACTGATATGGAATCCATTGGATTTTCCAGAgtagtggaaaaaaatttgagcagCATCTTTGGAACTGATGCAGATGCCAAAGTTCATCGTAAGGAATGGTGGgataaacataaaaaagagatTTGGAAAGCAATGATGTCCAcagttagaaaaaaattatggtgGTATTCTTCATGGTCTTGTAATGAAAATGTTCAGCTAAATGTAGAACCGCAGATATATAGATGGATTCGAGAATGGGGAAGGGATTATAGGTCAGAATTATCCATTGAAGTGAGAAAACTGAGAGAGAAATGTGATAAGAGATTCTACTATGTTGCTAAAAACGTATGTATGGCATTTCCATGTAACAATACATGTACATTATATGAAGAATGGataacgagaaaaaaaaaacaatggaatattctgtcaAATAAATTCTTAAGTGTAAAGGAGGCACAAAACATCCAGAGAGCAGGTATCGTAACTGCATATGATATACTAAAGCAGGAGATAAATAACTTTAAAGAGGAGGATTTTGAGAATGAAATTAACAATCGTGATAAGGTATATATTGATTTTTGTATTTGTGGCGATAGGAAGGTAAAAACAAATACCCAGGAAATCGTGAAGAATGTAGAGAGTGCTCCTAACTTGGGGGCACAAAATTTGGAGTCCACTGTTCAATCTGTAAATAATAGTAGGGGGGAACAGGCTCGAGGGGATTCTGCGCACGTAAGTGTTAATACTGGCAAAGATAGTTCTACCGTAAGTACCGGTTCTGCCGCTGCTTCTGCCGGTGAAGGTAGTAATGTTGGAGAGGATGGTGTCTCCAGTGGGGGGGAAGGCGGTTCCGGTGTTCTGGGTGTTAGCGGTGAAGCTGGTGTTTCCGGCTCTGGTCCCTCTGCTCTCGCTGAAAAAGATGGTAAAGTTGATAATGGCACTGGTACTGAACATAGGAAAGATGGTAAAGAAGCTgatacggaaaaaaatacagaaggGAAAGATACACAAGACACAGTTCATAGCCCACAGGGGTCACTTAATCAACATACTAATGAAGGAGCAAGTTCGGGACAAACTCATACAGAGAAGGGCGCCGAAACAGCAGGAGCTGGTACACCCACTCCTGGACAATCTGATATTGCTGATCCTGCTATTGGTGATGTTCCTGGATCTGGCAGTAACCCAAATGAGGGTGCAACTCCGTTAACTGGAACTGAAAATTTGGAATCAAACGGAAGTGTACATGAAACTACTAATGATATAGCTCACAATTTAGAAAATACGAATGGAGGTAGAGAAAGGGATTTGAAGGAGCATAATTTTAACAATGATGACATGCCGAATGGTGTACCCAATTCTGATCAAACTGCACATGTAGATGGACATCATAGGAATAGCATCATGGAAGATGAAGCAGAAAGGGGAGTGCATATGAATCAGGataattttaaggaaaatcTAAATAGGTACCACTTAAATAGCCTTAACAATTTGAGTAGTGGTAAATTAGATATAAGGGAATACAAGTACAGAAATGTCAATGCAGCacgagaaaaaattatccgTATGTCTAAAGCACGCAAGTGCAATAATAGTGCTTCCTTAATGTACTGTAACTCTATAGAAGACAAAATGTGGTCGAGCACTTGTTctaaagaggaaagaagatATTTATGTTGTTCAATATCGGATTTTTGCTTGAGCTACTTTGACGTCCATTCTTATGATTACCATGATTGcatgaaaaaggaatttgAAGATCCATCATATCATTGCTTTACAAAAGGGAGCTTTACAA